Below is a window of Mycolicibacterium rhodesiae NBB3 DNA.
ACTGGCGCGCGCACTGGCCGCCGAACCGGATGTTCTGCTCCTCGACGAGCCGCTGGCAGGTCTGGATGTCGGCGTTGCCGCCGCGATGCGCAAGCTGCTCAGTCGTGTCGTGGTGCGCGACGGCCGGTCGGCGGTGCTGATCACCCACGACGTGGTCGACGTCCTGACTCTCGCCGACACCGTGCTGGTGCTGGAGGCCGGTAAGGTTGTCGAAAAGGGTTCCACTGCAACGGTTTTAGCCGCACCCCGGAGCAAGTTCGGAGCGCGCTTCGCCGGAGTGAACCTGGTGCTCGGCACGGTGGGTGCGGACGGAGTGTTGACGACCCAGTGGGGTCAGGTCTGGCACGGAGTCCCCGGCGCCGACACCGTCGCGGGCAGTTCTGCGGTGGCGTTGTTCAAACCAGCCGCGGTTGCCGTATATCGGGACGAGCCGCACGGCAGCCCTCGCAACACCATCGAGGTGACGGTCGCCGAGCTCGACAGCCATGGGTCCGCGATCCGGGTCCGCGCCGAAGAACAGCCCGACGGTGCCCCGGGACTGGCCGCCGACATCACCGCGGGCTCGGCTTCCGACATGCGTTTGACGCCGGGGGACCGGGTGTTCTTCTCGGTGAAGGCGCAGGAGGTCACCCTGCTTCCGTCTTCGTAACGGCGCGATCCGTCGCCGCGAATAACCGAGTGGATTGTTGTGACACCTCGCACTCGTCAGTCTTGACGCCCCGCGCCACGCGTGCGGGCCGCTATGTGTCAGCAACTCTCTATCAACGTGCCTTGCTGCGATTATCTTATTTTCAGCAATGTCACAATTTGGCACATTCGGAGCAACTCACACTTGCGTCACGGCGGTAACACGGTAGTTTCTTTCCCATGGATCAGCAGGACGCCGTACGTGTACACCGCAAGGGCCTCTCGAAGTCGCTGGCGATCGCGGCGCTGACCGGTGCCACCGCGGTGGCGCTCGCGCTGCCGTCGATCGCACAGGCACAGCCCGCGCCCACGCCCGCACCGCCACCGCCGCCGCCAAGCGGCAATACGTTCCTGCAGGGCCCGCCGCCACCGCCGGGAGCCCCGGCGCCGCCGCCTCCGCCCGCGGATCCGAACGCGCCGCCACCCCCGCCGCCCGCGGATCCGAATGCGCCGCCACCGCCCCCTGCCGATCCGAACGCGCCGCCGGCTCCGCCGCCCGTCGAGGCCGGCCGCGTCGACAACGCCGCCGGCGGTCTGAGCTTCGTGGTTCCTGCCGGATGGAAGGTCTCGGATTCGACGCAGCTGTCCTACGGTCAGGCCCTGTTGACCAAGATCGCACCCGAAGGTGCTGAGCCGCCGAACGATACGAGCGTGCTGCTCGGACGTCTCGATCTCAAGCTCTTCGCAGGCGCCGAGACCGACAACACCAAGGCGGCCCAGCGGCTGGCATCAGATATGGGTGAGTTCTTCATGCCGTTCCCCGGCACCAGGATCAACCAGAAGACGGTTCCCCTTGATGCCGCAGGCATGCCGGGGGTTGCGTCGTACTACGAGGTGAAGTTCACCGACGCCAACAAGCCCACCGGCCAGATCTGGGCGGGCGTGGTCGGTGAACCGGTCGAACCGGGCACCCCGCGTGGTCAGCGCACACCGCAGCGCTGGTTCGTCGTCTGGCTCGGGACGGCCACCAACCCGATTCCACAGGAAGAGGCGGTCACACTCGCCAACTCCATCCGGCCGTACACCGCGCCGGCCGCTCCGCCTCCAGCGGATCCGAATGCGCCGCCACCGCCTCCCGGTGCTCCGCCGGCGCCGGGTGCTCCGCCCGCGCCGGGTGCGCCGCCGCCTCCGCCCGCAGACCCCAACGCGCCGCCGCCTCCGCCCGCACCCCCGGGTGTGGGAGTGCCGGTACCGGTCGCACCCGAAGCCGCCCCAGGGATGCTGCCGCCCTCCTGACCAGCGAGGTACCCACCGAGCGGAGGCGCACCGGGACATCGGTGCGCCTGCGTGCGGCCGAGCTCGCCGAAGTCGAGTTCGCGGTCTTACGTCCTAGTCAATTTTGATGACTCGCTTCGCCTGGCGACCTAGAATGACGGGTACAGCTGAGGTCGGGGATCGGCGAGGGAGCCTCAATGCTGAACATGATTCGTCGTGTGACGGCGCGGGTGGCGACAGTGCTCGCCTTCCTCACCCTTGTTTCGCTGGTGTCGCCGGCGTTCGGACACGCGGTCGAGTGCGGGGCCGGAACCATCTACGACCCGCCCACGGACACCTGCATCGCCGCTCCGCTTCCCCCGCCGCCCCCGCCGCCGCCTCCGCCTCCTCCGCCGCCACCACCACCACCGTGGAACGGGGATCCGACGCCGTACTTCTCGGTGGGCATCTGCGCACCGATCCCCTTCGTGTCGCTGTGCGCCGGGATCTGACTCGCTCCCGAGAACTGTCGCGCTCTACGTCTGCTGATCTTGACCGTCGTAGCCGTTGATTCGTTATCCGCGTGCGGTATATCTCGAGTTGGCCGGCAGCTTCGCTGAGCCACGGCCAGCAATAGGCAGGAGATCGGCATGGACATCATCGCGACTACCCAATTCCTTTCAGAACGGTCCACCACGCTCACCAGTGTCGGCTGGATCGGCTACATCATCATCGGGGCGCTCGCCGGCTGGATCGCCGGAAAGATCGTCTCGGGCAGGGGATCCGGGATCCTGATGAACATCGTGATCGGTGTCATCGGCGCCTTGATCGGTGGTTTCCTCCTGAGCTTCTGGTTCGACACCGCCGAGGGGGGTTGGTGGTTCACCTTCTTCACCGCGATCCTCGGGTCGGTCATCCTGCTGTGGCTCGTCGGCCTGGTGCAGAAGAAGACCTAGCGCCACTCTTGCGTGGTGAGCACCCAGACTATGAGGGCGTGGCGGGTTCGTCGGCCAGGTCCGATGAGCACCCGTCCACTGGAGCACGTCACTGCCGATGTGCCGAGGCCGGGACCGGGCGAGTTACTCGTCGCAGTGCGGGCATGTGGCGTGTGCCGCACCGACCTGCACGTCGCAGAGGGTGATCTGCCGGTGCACCGGCAAGGGGTGATCCCGGGTCACGAGGTCGTCGGCGAAGTCGTCGAAGTGGGTCCCCAGGAAACGCCGGGTGCTGGGTTCGCGGTCGGCGACCGGGTCGGAATCGCATGGCTCCGACACACCTGTGGGCGGTGCAAGTTCTGCGAGAGCGGCAAAGAAAACCTGTGCGCACAGTCTCGTTACACCGGGTGGGACGCCGACGGCGGATATGCGGAATTCGCCACTGTGCCAGCCGCTTACGCGCATTCACTGCCGGATCTGTACTCCGACACCGAGTTGGCGCCATTGCTGTGCGCCGGCATCATCGGCTATCGCGCGCTGTTGCGCGCCGAACTGCCCGCGGGCGGACGGCTCGGCATCTACGGGTTCGGCGGAAGTGCGCACTTGACCGCGCAGGTCGCGCTCGCACAGGGGGCCGAGGTCCACGTGATGACGCGCGGGGAGAAAGCCAGGGACCTGGCGTCGGCGCTGGGGGCGGCATCGGTGCAGGGCGCATATGACCGTCCGCCGGTCGCACTGGACTCCGCGATTCTCTTCGCACCTGTCGGTGATCTGGTGCTTCCCGCCCTGGAGGCGCTCGACCGCGGCGGCACGTTGGCCGTCGCGGGGATCCACCTGTCCGACATTCCGCCGATGAACTATCAGCGTCACCTTTTTCAGGAGCGCCAGGTGCGGTCGGTGGCATCCAACACCCGAGCCGACGCTCGCGAATTCCTCTCCTTCGCCGGCCGTCACCACCTCGAGGTGACCAGTCCGCAGTACCCGCTCGCCCGCGCTGACGATGCACTCGCCGACCTCGGCGCGGGCCGGATCTCCGGCGCGGCGGTGCTGGTGGTCTAGAGCGCGGCCAGTGCCGCGCCGAGTCGGCCCCTCAGGTCACCGCGCCCGTAGCGGTACATCGGACCCGTTCCGTCGCTGAGGATCTGGCGCAACCGTGCCATTCCGCGCGCGCTCACCGGACCGGGGGAGTGCAGCCGCAGCGTGACCGCGTCGATCATGTCCCCGGCCGCGGTGATGTTCGGTACGTGCAGGGGCACGCGGGACGACAAGAGGAGTCCGCGACCGCGGGCATCGGCCGCCGCAGTGCGCAGTGATCGTGCGATGGTCTCCCGTTCGGCCGTCGAGACCAGGCGTGCCTCATGAGCGGCCTGCGCACTGCCTGCCGCAGCGGGCACCCCGACGGCGATCAGTCGATCGAGCCGATCTGCGCGCAGCCGGGCCATCAGTTGCGACACCAGTGACGGCCGGGGCATCGGCTCCCGCCGGCTGGTGTCGGTCGTCGTGGGAAGCGCAGCGGCCTCAACATCGTTGTCAGCCATGATTATCAACCTCTTTGCCGTGTTCGGCCTCGTTTTCGTGACTGGCTATCAAGCTACAACGGTCATGCATGACCAGTCAAGTTGATATACCGGTCATGGATGAATACGATGAGCGCGTGGTTGCCGAACCGACGCGGTGGCTCGCCGACGAGGAGTCCAAGCCGGCTCCTGAACCGCTGCTGCGCATTCAGGCACTCGTCAACACCGTCGAGCTGCCCACGGGTCCGGATCGACTCGCCGATCCCGACGACGCCCGACCATGGCTGATCGACAACGGACTGATGGCTGCCGAGGCCTATTTGAGCGACGCCGATCTGCAGCTGCTGCGTGATGTTCGCGAGGCGTTGCGCGCGGTCCTGGTGCGCAACAGCGGTGGGCCCGCGCCGACCGAGGCGCAGTGCAAGCCGCTTCGTACCGTGGCCGCGGGTGGCGTCGCGCGCGCCGAGGTCGACGCCGACGGGAACGTCGGGCTCGTGGCGGCCGGCGATTCGGTGCCCGAACGGCTGGTCGACCTCCTGCTGATCATGCGCGACGCACAGCGGCACGGTAGTTGGGCGCGGTTGAAGGTCTGTGGGAACGACGAGTGCCGGTGGGCGTTCTACGACAGATCGCGCAACCACGGCGGCACATGGTGCGAGATGTCGTCGTGCGGCAACAAGCTCAAGAACCGCGAGTTTCGTGCACGCCGCAAAAAGGCGAACCGCTGACGTCGTCGGCGACGCGATCGACGTCAGTCAGGTCGAAAGATGCCACACGAGAGCGGCGGCCAACGCACCCAGACCGTTGAGCGACCAGTGCAACGCGATCGGCGCGATCAGGCTCCCGCTGCGCCGCCGCAGCCAGGTGAACACGAATCCGGCGAACGCGGTGGCCGCCACTGCAAGCACGACCCCGGCTACGGTGCCGAGCAGGCCGCCGCCGAACAAGCGCGTGAAACCGACATTACTGCTGGTAAGGCCGAATGAGGTGGCGATGTGCCACAGGCCGAAGAGCAACGAGCCGGCCGCCGCCACGCCGCGGAAACCCCACGCGCGGTCCAGAGCGCCGTGCAGGACCCCGCGGAATGCCAGCTCTTCGGGGATCACCGTCTGCAGCGGAATGATGATCATCGACGCAACCAACGCACCGGAGATCGTGGCGTAGTTGTTGTTCATGAACATCGGTCGGGTCCACGGCAGCAGCGCGCCGAGCGCGATCACCGAGAGCACGAGCCCGACGGCAGCCACGGCATAGCCCGCACCCGATTTCCAGTGCTCCCTGCCGAGGCCCAACTCGGTCCAGCCCAGACCACGCGCTCGCACGAGCACCAGCAGTCCGACAGCGGCGGCCGGCACCGTCGCGATGCTGGCCCACGGGGTCGTGAAGTGCGCGACGACATTGGTGAGGGCAAGGACGACGACGACGACGGCGATGTCGGCATAGATACGGAAATGGTGGAGCGCAGACAATTGGTCGGTCAGCGGGTGCGGCTCGGCTACCACGGCTTGATCGGACACGATCGGCGATTCTACCGGTTGTCGCTGAGCATTCGCTGAGACAGCAAAAGCGGTCGTCGGTTGCGCAGCGGTGAACAACTCGCGCACGCCGGGCGCGACGTGAGTCGCAAGCGTTTGATGGGTATGCGAAACCCGACCGTGACGCGACAGGAGCACCGCGATGACCACAGTGGCGCACAACTGGCATTCCGCCGAAACGCACTCGCTGAGCGACGAGACGCTTGCTCAGATCGACGGCTGGTGGCGTGCCGCCAACTACCTCTCGGTCGGCCAGATCTATCTGCTCGCCAACCCGCTGCTGCACACGCCGCTGTCGCGGGACGACGTCAAACCCCGTCTGCTCGGGCACTGGGGGACCACTCCGGGCCTGAACTTCCTGTACGCCCACCTCAACCGAGTCATCAAGGAGCGGGAGCAGTCGACGATCTACATCACCGGACCGGGCCACGGCGGTCCCGGCTTGGTGGCCAATGCCTACCTCGACGGGACCTACTCGGAGGTGTACTCCGACGTCACGCAGGACACCGAGGGGATACGTCGGCTGTTCCGCCAGTTCTCCTTCCCCGGCGGCATACCGTCGCACGTCGCGCCGGAGACGCCGGGCTCCATCCACGAGGGTGGCGAGCTCGG
It encodes the following:
- a CDS encoding CPBP family intramembrane glutamic endopeptidase, with the protein product MSDQAVVAEPHPLTDQLSALHHFRIYADIAVVVVVLALTNVVAHFTTPWASIATVPAAAVGLLVLVRARGLGWTELGLGREHWKSGAGYAVAAVGLVLSVIALGALLPWTRPMFMNNNYATISGALVASMIIIPLQTVIPEELAFRGVLHGALDRAWGFRGVAAAGSLLFGLWHIATSFGLTSSNVGFTRLFGGGLLGTVAGVVLAVAATAFAGFVFTWLRRRSGSLIAPIALHWSLNGLGALAAALVWHLST
- a CDS encoding GlsB/YeaQ/YmgE family stress response membrane protein encodes the protein MDIIATTQFLSERSTTLTSVGWIGYIIIGALAGWIAGKIVSGRGSGILMNIVIGVIGALIGGFLLSFWFDTAEGGWWFTFFTAILGSVILLWLVGLVQKKT
- a CDS encoding zinc-binding alcohol dehydrogenase family protein; translation: MRAWRVRRPGPMSTRPLEHVTADVPRPGPGELLVAVRACGVCRTDLHVAEGDLPVHRQGVIPGHEVVGEVVEVGPQETPGAGFAVGDRVGIAWLRHTCGRCKFCESGKENLCAQSRYTGWDADGGYAEFATVPAAYAHSLPDLYSDTELAPLLCAGIIGYRALLRAELPAGGRLGIYGFGGSAHLTAQVALAQGAEVHVMTRGEKARDLASALGAASVQGAYDRPPVALDSAILFAPVGDLVLPALEALDRGGTLAVAGIHLSDIPPMNYQRHLFQERQVRSVASNTRADAREFLSFAGRHHLEVTSPQYPLARADDALADLGAGRISGAAVLVV
- a CDS encoding sulfate/molybdate ABC transporter ATP-binding protein; the protein is MTDVSVRAVVENRGVDIEFAVAAGEVLAVLGPNGAGKSTVLHVIAGLVRPDEGVVRVGDRVLTDTASGTHVATHDRHVGLLMQDPLLFPHLSVAANVAFSPRSSPKDAARWLDEVDAAQLADRMPRQLSGGQAQRIALARALAAEPDVLLLDEPLAGLDVGVAAAMRKLLSRVVVRDGRSAVLITHDVVDVLTLADTVLVLEAGKVVEKGSTATVLAAPRSKFGARFAGVNLVLGTVGADGVLTTQWGQVWHGVPGADTVAGSSAVALFKPAAVAVYRDEPHGSPRNTIEVTVAELDSHGSAIRVRAEEQPDGAPGLAADITAGSASDMRLTPGDRVFFSVKAQEVTLLPSS
- a CDS encoding CGNR zinc finger domain-containing protein, with protein sequence MDEYDERVVAEPTRWLADEESKPAPEPLLRIQALVNTVELPTGPDRLADPDDARPWLIDNGLMAAEAYLSDADLQLLRDVREALRAVLVRNSGGPAPTEAQCKPLRTVAAGGVARAEVDADGNVGLVAAGDSVPERLVDLLLIMRDAQRHGSWARLKVCGNDECRWAFYDRSRNHGGTWCEMSSCGNKLKNREFRARRKKANR
- a CDS encoding alanine and proline-rich secreted protein Apa translates to MDQQDAVRVHRKGLSKSLAIAALTGATAVALALPSIAQAQPAPTPAPPPPPPSGNTFLQGPPPPPGAPAPPPPPADPNAPPPPPPADPNAPPPPPADPNAPPAPPPVEAGRVDNAAGGLSFVVPAGWKVSDSTQLSYGQALLTKIAPEGAEPPNDTSVLLGRLDLKLFAGAETDNTKAAQRLASDMGEFFMPFPGTRINQKTVPLDAAGMPGVASYYEVKFTDANKPTGQIWAGVVGEPVEPGTPRGQRTPQRWFVVWLGTATNPIPQEEAVTLANSIRPYTAPAAPPPADPNAPPPPPGAPPAPGAPPAPGAPPPPPADPNAPPPPPAPPGVGVPVPVAPEAAPGMLPPS